The proteins below are encoded in one region of Metabacillus dongyingensis:
- the safA gene encoding SafA/ExsA family spore coat assembly protein: MKTLKSLSLMLLVVALAFGFSSQASAASTYTVKSGDTMWKIASKYQVGVTELIKANPSVKNANVIYPGQSLNIPSGSAYQSMESEVVTLVNQERAKYGLKPLTANWEVARVAKYKSEDMRDKNYFSHTSPTYGSPFDMMKSFGIQYSYAGENIAAGQTTAKSVVTAWMNSEGHRKNILSSNFKEIGVGYAKGGSYGHYWTQMFISK; the protein is encoded by the coding sequence ATGAAAACATTAAAATCTTTATCACTTATGTTGTTGGTTGTCGCTCTAGCCTTTGGATTCAGCAGTCAAGCAAGTGCTGCAAGTACATACACCGTTAAAAGCGGTGACACGATGTGGAAAATTGCGTCGAAATATCAGGTTGGCGTCACGGAATTAATCAAAGCCAATCCAAGCGTTAAAAATGCCAATGTGATCTATCCGGGTCAATCGCTTAACATTCCTTCTGGAAGCGCTTATCAAAGCATGGAAAGCGAAGTGGTTACTCTAGTTAACCAAGAACGCGCCAAATACGGGTTAAAGCCGCTTACGGCCAATTGGGAAGTTGCGAGAGTAGCAAAATATAAGTCGGAAGATATGCGTGACAAAAATTACTTCAGTCACACATCGCCTACATACGGTTCTCCATTCGATATGATGAAGAGCTTCGGTATTCAGTACAGCTATGCAGGAGAAAATATCGCAGCGGGCCAAACAACAGCGAAAAGCGTTGTGACAGCTTGGATGAACAGTGAAGGACACCGCAAGAACATTCTGTCTTCTAATTTCAAAGAAATTGGTGTAGGCTACGCTAAAGGCGGATCTTACGGCCATTACTGGACGCAGATGTTTATCAGCAAATAA
- a CDS encoding superoxide dismutase has product MSEDYIVLMKKWCENMLECFNQLRDEKRKHGDHQDLEVWLQQISQFKEELSTGSFEDSEIYERANSLYVKLAAYFEQDSENEQTRIQAESVTVVPIGGHALPPLPYKYDALEPYIDQEIMKLHHDKHHKSYVDGLNKAEKEMEKARLSNNYDLIKHWEREAAFHGAGHYLHTIFWSIMSPNGGGKPAGKLMKEINQTFGTFEKFKQHFSEAADKVEAVGWAILVWSPRARRLEILQAEKHQNLSQWDVVPILVLDVWEHAYYLQYKNDRKKYIENWWNVVNWQEAEGRFQKAQQLKWKPF; this is encoded by the coding sequence ATGTCTGAAGATTACATTGTCTTAATGAAAAAGTGGTGTGAAAATATGTTAGAATGCTTTAATCAGTTACGTGATGAAAAACGAAAACATGGGGATCATCAAGACTTAGAGGTTTGGCTGCAGCAAATAAGCCAATTTAAAGAAGAACTTTCAACGGGATCATTTGAAGACAGCGAGATCTATGAACGTGCTAATTCACTATATGTAAAGCTTGCGGCTTATTTTGAACAAGACAGCGAAAATGAGCAAACTCGCATTCAAGCTGAATCCGTCACTGTCGTTCCAATCGGGGGGCACGCTCTTCCTCCGCTGCCTTATAAATATGATGCATTAGAGCCCTACATTGATCAGGAAATTATGAAGCTTCATCATGATAAGCACCATAAAAGTTATGTGGATGGATTAAATAAAGCTGAAAAAGAAATGGAGAAAGCACGTTTATCTAACAACTATGATCTTATTAAGCATTGGGAAAGAGAAGCTGCATTTCATGGAGCCGGCCATTATCTTCATACGATATTCTGGAGTATTATGAGTCCAAATGGCGGCGGAAAACCTGCTGGAAAGCTAATGAAGGAAATTAATCAAACCTTTGGCACCTTTGAAAAGTTTAAACAGCACTTCTCTGAAGCAGCTGACAAAGTTGAAGCAGTAGGCTGGGCAATTTTAGTCTGGTCACCCCGTGCACGGCGATTAGAGATCCTTCAGGCTGAAAAGCATCAAAACTTAAGTCAATGGGATGTCGTACCAATACTTGTCCTTGACGTGTGGGAACATGCCTATTACCTGCAATATAAGAATGACAGAAAAAAATACATCGAAAATTGGTGGAATGTTGTTAATTGGCAAGAAGCAGAAGGGCGCTTTCAAAAAGCACAGCAATTAAAATGGAAGCCTTTTTAA